A DNA window from Ignavibacteriales bacterium contains the following coding sequences:
- a CDS encoding right-handed parallel beta-helix repeat-containing protein, translating into MRGSASADWINVTQAPYFVRPNDSVSCERAIQSAIDTAYSKGGGFVYIPKGYYLISAKIIVKENVSLLGDGELSELRVKDGTSLSNFGPYPRMIELEQKTSLEKLYFNGNKASSSPPAIWGILAYGPGLGYVQIRNCRVSNFKLAAVVVANTEYFTLDNNIISDNDRDAFYGSGNYMTITNNVIKNNIEDYGIAIETNEAYSAPHHDILISGNVIENCKVGVGLSQKYDDKTPVGYRYGPTKTVIYNNRISNTYENGIFIGDASPNDIPKEYSANGILVDGNILYDCGGCNQLVGAGIVCSRSYKITISNNTIDRSNSEVHTKWGIIISNSDTISLSNNNVSRAQQHDIFVINGKFISIVYNTIKDALSAGLYFINSTHVTMIGNNVKSNTTAMMFESGSNFVIFDNSFSLNKHIIYPAISWPEFSQPSKSTELSLNNYIGN; encoded by the coding sequence ATGCGGGGGTCTGCGTCCGCTGATTGGATTAATGTTACTCAAGCTCCTTATTTTGTACGACCTAATGATTCCGTATCATGTGAAAGAGCAATACAAAGCGCTATTGACACTGCTTACAGTAAAGGGGGAGGGTTTGTATATATCCCAAAAGGATATTATTTGATCTCTGCCAAGATTATTGTAAAGGAAAATGTCTCATTATTAGGTGATGGTGAATTATCTGAACTTAGGGTGAAAGACGGTACGTCCTTATCTAATTTCGGGCCCTATCCCCGCATGATTGAACTAGAACAAAAAACATCCCTTGAAAAGCTATACTTCAATGGGAATAAAGCATCTTCATCTCCTCCTGCGATTTGGGGTATTCTTGCATATGGTCCCGGACTTGGATATGTTCAAATACGAAATTGCAGAGTTAGCAATTTTAAGCTTGCTGCCGTGGTAGTTGCAAATACGGAATATTTTACGTTAGATAATAATATTATTTCCGATAATGATCGTGATGCATTTTACGGTTCAGGAAATTATATGACAATTACAAATAATGTAATAAAAAACAATATCGAGGATTACGGCATTGCAATTGAAACTAATGAAGCATATTCAGCCCCACATCATGATATTCTCATTTCCGGGAACGTTATTGAGAATTGCAAAGTCGGAGTTGGATTATCTCAAAAGTACGATGACAAGACTCCTGTAGGTTATAGATATGGCCCAACGAAAACAGTCATTTATAATAATAGAATTTCCAACACCTATGAAAATGGAATATTTATTGGTGATGCAAGCCCAAATGATATTCCAAAGGAATATTCAGCAAATGGTATTTTAGTAGATGGAAATATTTTATATGATTGCGGCGGTTGTAATCAACTTGTTGGGGCAGGCATTGTCTGCTCAAGGTCCTACAAAATAACAATTAGTAATAATACTATAGATCGAAGTAATTCTGAAGTACATACTAAATGGGGGATTATAATATCAAATTCAGATACAATATCGTTATCAAACAATAATGTTTCAAGGGCTCAACAGCATGACATATTTGTCATAAATGGCAAATTCATTTCTATCGTATATAATACTATTAAGGATGCCTTATCCGCAGGTTTGTATTTTATAAATAGTACCCATGTTACTATGATCGGGAACAACGTCAAGAGCAATACTACTGCAATGATGTTTGAATCCGGTTCAAACTTTGTAATTTTTGATAATTCGTTCAGCCTAAACAAACATATTATTTACCCAGCCATATCTTGGCCGGAATTTAGCCAACCATCAAAAAGTACGGAACTAAGTTTAAATAATTATATAGGCAATTAG
- the asnB gene encoding asparagine synthase (glutamine-hydrolyzing), with translation MCGIVGALTFQDSSFKISEDYLVTMRDTMVCRGPDGGGIWIAMDGSIGFGHRRLSIIDMSVAASQPMSNQDGTLWITYNGEIYNHADLRKELEATNKYRWKTDHSDTEVILHAYEEWGDKCINKFRGMFAFALWNANNEELWLVRDRIGVKPLYYSVHHNRITFASEIKALLKDPDQKKSVNEEAFYHYLSFLTSPAPMTMFEGIQKLEAGSWLKINRDGNIIKIKYWDVLDHQTDLAGFSEDEIASMILDELSTSVKLRKVSDVPVGVFLSGGIDSSTNAALFSEGEKSEIKTFTIGYDGNYETARNETEYAKTMAYRVGAQYYEHLLTVKDLIDFIPTMVYLQDEPIADPICVPIYYVSKLARTNGVIVCQLGEGADELFIGYSGWKKILFLQKCVSRFSKIIKKLLMLGIQLFGKQDTLYYEFLRRDCENIPMFWSGAEAFSETHKKRIISMRLQKKFEHRTSWEAIQPIWNVFKEKSKDKSNCQWMSYIDLNLRLPELLLMRVDKMAMGVSLEGRVPFLDHKFVELAMSIPDSLKMKNGILKYMLKKAVKGLIPEELISRKKQGFSVPIYEWMSQQLGEKAKKELTEFCDQTDFLDKAEVMQLLEHGKETEIWCLLNFALWWKQYIHNS, from the coding sequence ATGTGTGGCATAGTAGGAGCACTCACGTTCCAAGATAGTTCTTTCAAAATATCGGAAGATTATCTCGTCACGATGAGAGATACAATGGTATGTCGCGGGCCTGATGGCGGTGGAATATGGATCGCAATGGATGGATCAATAGGATTCGGCCACCGTCGTCTGTCGATCATCGATATGTCTGTTGCCGCCTCACAGCCAATGAGTAATCAGGATGGTACACTTTGGATCACGTATAATGGTGAAATTTATAACCATGCCGATCTCCGCAAGGAATTGGAAGCAACAAACAAGTATCGTTGGAAGACAGATCATTCTGATACGGAAGTAATTTTGCATGCATACGAAGAATGGGGAGATAAATGTATTAACAAGTTTCGCGGAATGTTTGCCTTTGCATTATGGAATGCGAACAACGAAGAGCTATGGCTTGTCCGTGATCGCATCGGTGTGAAACCACTTTATTACAGTGTCCATCATAATCGGATTACATTTGCATCGGAAATAAAGGCTCTATTAAAGGATCCGGATCAGAAGAAATCAGTAAATGAAGAAGCTTTTTATCATTACTTATCGTTCCTAACGTCTCCAGCGCCTATGACAATGTTTGAGGGAATTCAAAAATTAGAGGCAGGTTCTTGGCTCAAGATTAATCGCGATGGCAACATAATAAAAATTAAATATTGGGACGTCCTCGATCATCAGACTGACTTAGCTGGTTTTTCTGAAGACGAGATTGCATCAATGATTCTTGATGAACTTAGTACATCAGTCAAACTTCGCAAGGTAAGTGATGTACCGGTAGGTGTGTTTCTTTCAGGAGGCATCGATTCCAGCACTAATGCAGCTCTTTTTTCTGAAGGTGAAAAGAGTGAAATAAAAACATTTACTATTGGATACGACGGCAATTATGAAACCGCACGCAATGAAACGGAATATGCCAAAACGATGGCATATCGAGTCGGCGCACAGTACTACGAACATCTATTAACAGTTAAAGATCTTATCGATTTTATACCAACTATGGTGTATTTGCAGGATGAACCGATCGCTGATCCGATCTGTGTACCGATTTATTACGTTTCCAAATTAGCAAGAACTAATGGAGTCATTGTTTGTCAATTAGGCGAAGGAGCCGACGAATTATTTATAGGATATTCTGGTTGGAAAAAGATATTGTTTTTACAAAAGTGTGTTTCGCGGTTTTCGAAGATTATAAAGAAATTGCTTATGTTAGGGATACAGTTATTCGGAAAGCAAGATACTTTATATTATGAATTTCTCCGTCGCGATTGCGAAAACATACCGATGTTTTGGAGCGGTGCGGAAGCATTTTCTGAAACACACAAAAAACGAATCATTTCCATGCGCCTGCAAAAAAAGTTTGAACATCGTACTTCCTGGGAAGCTATACAGCCAATATGGAATGTCTTTAAGGAAAAATCGAAGGACAAATCCAATTGTCAATGGATGAGTTACATAGATCTCAATTTGCGATTACCTGAACTACTTTTGATGAGAGTAGACAAAATGGCTATGGGCGTCAGTCTTGAGGGTAGGGTGCCTTTCCTCGATCATAAATTTGTCGAACTGGCCATGAGTATTCCGGATTCCTTGAAGATGAAGAATGGAATACTGAAGTATATGCTGAAAAAAGCCGTAAAGGGTCTGATCCCGGAGGAGTTGATATCTAGAAAAAAACAAGGTTTCAGCGTACCAATTTATGAATGGATGTCCCAGCAGCTTGGCGAGAAGGCTAAAAAAGAATTAACTGAATTTTGCGATCAGACTGATTTTCTCGATAAAGCAGAAGTTATGCAGTTGCTTGAACATGGAAAAGAAACAGAGATATGGTGTTTGCTAAATTTTGCACTCTGGTGGAAACAGTATATTCATAATTCTTAG
- a CDS encoding heparinase II/III family protein produces MFYTKKYFKNIISTPPHLLFQRAALKYNRFVQQKKVRERDLHFATRVQTDLLPAQPLLLKTAELDTSLLDKNVCLYLASMYSKHKFDLLGSGWVKNSYTSQAAGLEGYRYEMNVPIDDFDPSGAWLSKILLQPHVDSGKKIWNYIEGTYEPIDWQKDYKSGYRWNNKRWYKDVRYGNIMGADVKVPWELARLQHLPQMAIFAMALPERRDQLLREFKNQILDFVATNPPRMGVNWVSTMDVSIRAANMLISFEMFSQLAPAGMIDLEFNKIFVNSIYEHGLFIASNLEWSRHITSNHYLSNIVGLLFIAAFLDRSPLVDCWLGFSIQEIISEYKKQFYTDGGNYESSTSYHRLSGEMIVYATALILGLSAEKKRALQEYDSHLWNSIPKLNDSQCQSYFTEREELLPEWYCHKLFRTLNFTLDITKPNGNIPQIGDNDSGRFFRLSPNGSLLKEHEAKKKYKNLSAVSLTDKSYWDENDLNHATFISAGSALYRTEIFQSAESKYPLEYSIVSSLAKHNFFKDIDQEPKQHSRIYNANDSFISSATMPCVSQEIIKPTRKSKTSLISQLRLICYKDSGIYIYKADRLYLCIYLVPKGQEGFAGHNHNDIGSFELSIDDEDINIDPGTYIYTPLPIKRNLFRSIRYHSVPVVEGREQYIFDNDNVFLMRGNVSVQILRSDETEFSFIISYASIHIVRSFIFKDDCLKITDRCNKPFCSQMNKFQLYSNGYGKRIN; encoded by the coding sequence ATGTTCTACACTAAGAAATATTTTAAAAATATTATTTCTACTCCTCCTCACCTTCTTTTTCAACGGGCAGCTTTAAAATATAATAGATTTGTTCAGCAGAAAAAGGTGAGGGAAAGAGATTTACATTTCGCGACAAGAGTTCAAACAGATCTATTACCAGCACAACCACTTCTTTTAAAGACTGCTGAACTGGATACATCTTTACTAGACAAAAATGTATGTTTGTATTTGGCAAGTATGTACTCCAAACACAAATTTGATCTTTTGGGAAGCGGATGGGTAAAAAATAGTTACACATCTCAAGCAGCCGGACTTGAAGGATATCGTTATGAAATGAATGTACCCATCGATGATTTTGATCCAAGCGGTGCATGGTTGAGCAAGATTCTCTTGCAGCCTCATGTGGATTCCGGTAAGAAGATATGGAACTATATCGAAGGCACTTATGAACCTATCGATTGGCAAAAAGATTATAAAAGCGGCTATCGTTGGAATAACAAAAGATGGTATAAAGATGTTCGGTACGGCAACATTATGGGGGCAGATGTGAAGGTTCCATGGGAACTGGCACGACTACAGCACTTACCTCAAATGGCAATCTTTGCAATGGCGCTGCCAGAAAGACGAGATCAACTATTAAGGGAATTCAAAAATCAAATCTTAGATTTTGTTGCTACAAATCCTCCACGGATGGGCGTTAACTGGGTAAGCACCATGGATGTAAGTATCAGAGCCGCCAATATGCTGATATCGTTTGAAATGTTTTCTCAGCTTGCTCCTGCGGGAATGATTGATTTAGAGTTTAACAAAATATTTGTTAATTCAATCTATGAACACGGCCTGTTTATTGCGAGTAATCTAGAATGGTCGAGACATATTACATCTAATCACTATCTATCCAATATTGTCGGCTTATTATTTATCGCTGCATTTCTGGACCGGAGTCCACTCGTTGATTGTTGGTTAGGTTTCTCTATTCAAGAAATAATTTCCGAATACAAAAAGCAGTTTTACACCGATGGCGGAAATTATGAGTCATCGACATCCTATCATCGGCTCAGTGGAGAAATGATCGTCTATGCTACCGCACTTATTCTTGGATTGAGCGCAGAAAAGAAAAGGGCTCTTCAGGAATATGATTCACACTTGTGGAATTCTATTCCAAAACTCAATGACTCTCAGTGCCAAAGTTATTTTACGGAGAGAGAAGAGTTGTTACCTGAATGGTATTGCCATAAATTATTCCGTACACTTAATTTTACATTAGATATAACAAAGCCTAATGGCAATATCCCTCAAATAGGAGATAATGACAGCGGAAGATTTTTTCGATTGTCGCCCAATGGATCTCTGTTGAAAGAACATGAAGCAAAGAAGAAATACAAAAACTTAAGCGCTGTATCTTTAACAGACAAAAGCTATTGGGATGAAAACGATCTAAATCATGCAACTTTTATTTCAGCGGGCAGCGCTCTCTACAGGACGGAAATATTTCAATCAGCCGAATCTAAATATCCATTGGAATATTCAATAGTGAGTTCATTAGCGAAGCATAATTTTTTTAAAGATATTGATCAGGAACCAAAACAACATTCAAGGATCTACAACGCGAATGACTCCTTCATCTCATCAGCGACAATGCCTTGCGTATCCCAAGAAATCATTAAGCCTACACGGAAAAGCAAAACCTCTTTAATTTCACAATTACGATTGATTTGTTATAAAGATTCTGGAATATATATTTATAAGGCCGATAGATTATATCTTTGTATCTATCTTGTTCCAAAGGGACAGGAGGGATTCGCTGGGCACAATCATAATGATATTGGATCATTTGAACTCAGCATTGACGATGAAGATATTAACATAGATCCCGGTACGTATATTTATACACCTTTGCCGATTAAAAGGAATCTTTTTCGGTCGATTCGATATCATAGTGTGCCGGTAGTTGAGGGAAGAGAACAATATATTTTCGACAATGATAATGTTTTTCTAATGAGAGGGAATGTCTCGGTCCAAATATTGCGGTCTGATGAAACAGAATTTTCATTTATAATATCATACGCTTCGATACACATCGTACGTTCATTTATATTTAAGGATGATTGCCTTAAAATTACGGATAGATGTAATAAACCTTTTTGCAGTCAGATGAATAAATTCCAATTGTATTCCAACGGATATGGGAAAAGAATTAATTGA
- a CDS encoding glycosyltransferase family 1 protein, which translates to MIIGFDAKWFFDGHPSGKRITQNIVAAFAELNLIHEVVIFLDKKYQRCSIRNPKPNIRYVYIWAGNNLLSNLFILPFHAKKERIDVLFSNNFSPISGRYMRVTWILDVIFKSHPNYFTLKERFYFSFIKPLALAADHLCTISFSEKKRMLKYGFSSTSDNIDVIYLGIENKFKSKENHDRAYLEFVKKEYGLPERFLLYVGRLNQRKNLDSLLKAYAFLENSPELIPLVLAGSPDWKMFDINKILEELNIKNKVILTGFVDDEYLPAIYALATVFCYVSYEEGFGLPPLESMASGIPVIASNSSSLPEICGDAAIYVDPHDVKDIARGIKEYLTNQNLCDEMKKRGLFQASKYKWEYSALKIIELANSIFKKKLH; encoded by the coding sequence TTGATAATCGGTTTTGATGCGAAATGGTTTTTTGATGGACATCCAAGTGGTAAGCGTATCACTCAGAATATTGTTGCGGCATTTGCCGAGCTAAATCTTATCCATGAGGTGGTGATATTTTTAGATAAGAAATATCAACGTTGTTCCATCCGTAATCCAAAACCGAATATTCGATATGTTTATATTTGGGCAGGGAATAATTTGTTATCGAATCTATTCATTTTACCTTTTCATGCAAAAAAAGAAAGAATTGATGTATTATTTTCCAATAATTTTTCTCCGATTAGTGGAAGATATATGCGTGTGACTTGGATATTGGATGTCATCTTTAAATCGCATCCTAATTACTTTACACTGAAGGAACGGTTTTATTTTTCCTTTATCAAACCCCTTGCCTTAGCCGCAGATCATCTTTGTACTATCTCTTTTTCAGAAAAAAAAAGGATGCTCAAATATGGGTTTAGTTCGACATCAGATAATATTGATGTAATTTATTTAGGCATAGAGAATAAATTTAAATCAAAAGAAAATCATGACCGCGCTTATTTAGAATTTGTAAAAAAAGAATATGGATTACCTGAACGATTTTTGCTTTATGTCGGACGACTTAATCAGCGGAAAAACCTTGATAGTCTCTTAAAAGCTTATGCTTTTCTTGAAAACTCACCGGAGCTAATTCCGCTTGTTCTTGCTGGGTCTCCTGATTGGAAAATGTTCGATATCAACAAGATTTTAGAAGAATTGAATATTAAAAACAAAGTAATACTCACCGGATTTGTTGATGACGAGTATCTTCCGGCTATCTATGCTCTAGCTACGGTGTTTTGTTATGTTTCCTATGAAGAAGGATTTGGTTTACCACCGTTGGAATCGATGGCCTCTGGCATTCCGGTGATAGCCTCGAATTCTTCTTCATTGCCTGAAATCTGTGGTGATGCAGCAATATATGTTGATCCGCATGATGTAAAAGATATTGCTCGTGGTATTAAAGAATATTTAACGAATCAAAATTTATGCGATGAGATGAAGAAACGAGGATTGTTTCAAGCATCAAAATATAAATGGGAATATTCTGCTTTGAAAATTATTGAGTTAGCGAATAGCATATTTAAGAAGAAGCTGCATTAA
- a CDS encoding glycosyltransferase has protein sequence MKKLFFISYNFPPFSSGGVIRAHSFVKYLPKNGIIPFVLSASLDDVPEGRKDNSFLPQYDPSVQIFRTKGQHFFEKFIFNPYAFRPGLTNKGSLKGKLLKIVKKMIFPDPEIYWLLPAMVLGNRIIKKYKCSIIFVTAPPHSTMIAAYLLSVFHRIPLIIDLRDDWVGNPFYTRTVVGKLVAELLEKVIVRRAQSVITVTKISYDLLVQRHNKYQKKIELIPNGYDPEYIKPVQPRRRKNIVFHYGGTLTRNRDPRTFLRAASEYCAEHKLNSDDISFEFVGNVVDPEFLPSLQSSELFRIIPNMEYVTYQRHISENVDIILIFQSKTDGGETAIPGKLYDAIIRQKPILSITEGGAVDDFLKTYPTAATTSITDIQEIKNSIDLVIGYCGTKGQMDTLPSKEFSRIEQTKRLAHLVMMNPQTRKL, from the coding sequence ATGAAAAAATTGTTTTTTATCTCTTACAATTTTCCTCCGTTTTCTTCTGGAGGTGTTATTCGGGCGCATTCATTTGTTAAATATCTCCCCAAAAACGGGATCATACCATTTGTATTATCTGCAAGCTTAGATGATGTTCCTGAAGGTAGAAAGGATAATTCATTTCTTCCGCAATATGATCCGTCAGTCCAGATATTTCGAACAAAAGGGCAACATTTTTTCGAGAAATTTATATTTAATCCTTACGCCTTCCGTCCTGGTCTGACAAATAAAGGATCCTTAAAAGGCAAATTACTTAAAATAGTTAAAAAGATGATTTTCCCGGATCCGGAAATATACTGGCTGTTGCCAGCCATGGTTTTGGGGAACCGGATTATAAAAAAATATAAATGTTCAATCATATTCGTTACTGCTCCACCGCATAGTACAATGATCGCTGCGTACCTTCTCTCTGTTTTCCATCGTATTCCCCTCATTATTGATTTACGGGATGATTGGGTTGGGAATCCATTTTATACGAGAACAGTTGTTGGTAAATTAGTTGCGGAGCTGTTGGAAAAAGTAATAGTACGCCGAGCACAATCTGTTATAACGGTCACAAAAATATCGTACGATTTATTGGTGCAAAGACATAACAAATATCAAAAAAAGATCGAACTGATACCAAACGGATATGATCCAGAATATATCAAACCAGTTCAACCACGAAGAAGAAAAAATATTGTCTTTCATTATGGCGGCACTTTAACAAGAAACAGAGATCCCCGTACGTTTTTAAGAGCTGCAAGTGAATATTGTGCCGAACACAAACTAAATTCCGATGACATTAGTTTTGAATTTGTTGGTAATGTGGTGGATCCTGAATTCTTGCCATCACTTCAAAGCTCCGAATTATTCCGAATAATTCCAAATATGGAATATGTGACCTATCAGAGACATATCTCAGAAAATGTTGATATTATCCTCATCTTTCAGAGTAAAACAGACGGCGGGGAGACTGCTATCCCAGGTAAACTGTACGATGCGATTATACGTCAGAAACCGATTCTCAGCATAACGGAAGGCGGAGCGGTCGATGATTTTTTAAAAACATATCCAACAGCAGCAACAACTTCTATTACAGATATACAGGAAATTAAAAATTCAATCGACCTTGTAATCGGTTATTGTGGAACAAAAGGACAAATGGATACATTGCCGAGTAAGGAATTTTCACGGATAGAACAAACCAAAAGACTGGCTCATTTAGTCATGATGAATCCTCAAACGAGGAAACTTTGA
- a CDS encoding glycosyltransferase family 4 protein: protein MVILKGTSKPYHKLDNEILILFKDLKNEIKEGHFITHIVHYRSVQLITYKKETLTNPLLTMILLRALSIGSCSIADEFGRREDVTWWRITRQAKTAFIEYFKIRTYLRGIKQEISSLEVTPEKAIKVSLDLRRNPIYLRTDLWFGVHSGGSVGHIAGVLNRLNLFSGKPLFFSTDTIPTVDKSIETHIVLPQKIFWDYSEMPSFTLTKEVVSAIEKKCPENSISFIYQRYSLNNYAGVKLSNTFRIPFVLEYNGSEIWISRNWLKSLKYETLSERIEMLNLKSADIIVVVSDVMKKELKQRGINDTKILVNPNGVDPDKYSPNIDGGAVRTTFGLMDKFVVGFIGTFGPWHGAEILVDAGNELLTMNPEYCRKVHFLFIGDGSSRRQCENMVNTAYRNNFTFTGLVPQDQGPQYLAACNVLVAPHVQNPDGTKFFGSPTKLFEYMSMGKPIIASRLEQIGEVLEHNKTAILIESGNISQLVHGLELLMCQPELCRILGMNAREEALLHYTWDKHVKKTIDALTYVLH from the coding sequence TTGGTCATACTAAAAGGAACATCGAAGCCCTACCATAAGCTTGACAATGAAATACTGATCCTATTCAAAGATCTCAAGAATGAAATTAAAGAAGGTCACTTCATTACACATATTGTACATTATCGAAGTGTCCAATTAATTACATACAAAAAAGAGACATTGACGAATCCTCTCTTGACTATGATTTTGCTGAGGGCGCTTAGTATCGGTTCATGCAGTATTGCTGATGAGTTCGGCCGACGTGAGGATGTGACGTGGTGGAGAATTACTAGACAAGCTAAAACTGCGTTTATCGAATATTTCAAAATCAGAACGTATTTACGAGGGATCAAACAAGAGATCAGTTCCTTAGAGGTGACGCCTGAGAAAGCAATCAAGGTTTCCTTAGATCTTAGAAGAAACCCAATCTATTTGAGGACCGATCTTTGGTTCGGAGTACATTCCGGCGGTTCAGTAGGCCATATTGCTGGAGTTTTAAATCGACTGAATCTTTTTTCTGGAAAACCATTATTCTTCTCTACAGATACCATACCTACTGTTGATAAAAGCATTGAGACACATATCGTTCTTCCGCAGAAAATATTTTGGGATTATTCTGAAATGCCCAGCTTTACTCTGACAAAAGAAGTAGTGAGCGCAATAGAGAAGAAATGTCCGGAAAATAGTATTTCATTTATTTACCAGAGATACAGCCTCAATAATTATGCAGGCGTTAAACTATCGAACACTTTTCGCATTCCATTTGTGCTTGAGTATAATGGCTCAGAAATATGGATAAGCCGAAATTGGTTGAAATCATTGAAGTATGAAACGCTCTCAGAGAGAATAGAAATGTTAAATTTGAAGAGCGCCGATATTATTGTTGTTGTCAGCGATGTCATGAAAAAAGAACTGAAACAGCGAGGGATCAATGATACAAAGATATTGGTGAATCCTAATGGAGTTGATCCTGATAAGTATTCTCCCAACATTGACGGCGGTGCTGTGCGTACGACATTTGGATTGATGGATAAATTCGTAGTAGGATTCATTGGTACCTTTGGCCCATGGCACGGTGCGGAAATATTGGTGGATGCGGGAAACGAATTGTTAACTATGAATCCCGAGTATTGCCGAAAAGTTCATTTTCTCTTTATAGGCGACGGAAGTTCCCGAAGACAATGTGAAAATATGGTGAATACCGCATATAGGAATAATTTTACCTTTACCGGCTTGGTTCCTCAGGATCAAGGTCCGCAGTATCTTGCAGCTTGTAATGTTCTGGTCGCCCCTCATGTGCAAAATCCCGACGGTACAAAATTTTTTGGAAGTCCTACAAAACTTTTTGAATATATGTCAATGGGTAAGCCCATTATTGCAAGCAGATTAGAACAGATCGGTGAAGTACTCGAGCATAATAAAACGGCAATATTAATAGAATCAGGAAATATAAGCCAACTTGTTCATGGATTGGAATTGCTTATGTGTCAGCCCGAGTTATGCAGAATTCTGGGAATGAATGCACGAGAAGAAGCTCTATTGCATTACACATGGGATAAACATGTAAAAAAGACCATTGATGCGCTTACGTATGTTCTACACTAA
- a CDS encoding O-antigen ligase family protein codes for MNFILALILLIVIIFAYRQNTVRSLFLFIVLLLLLPLASRLSFLTSWQIGQSDYVLSLYSWLGLAFFLLYFKRLLSHLKRFNNFLYSIFILYSIILFLQFVNPLNYTIQERVWGLRDIAAWIGFVSAYIVWIEKRPIYQIDQDNIFKGIFILAIIATLYSMYQVFFGFTSMDETFLKYHGFAIDNEAQPFNWSIMLDGRPRFLQTSFLSNKYLIQVYLLLYLVVFRKTMKYKILGYIFGVILILGLTINLERSPIMLIIISIVLTNILTYLISENKMKKVLVSVASIVVVVSIFLSLVSGPWLNELAESNIITKRFVNITNYESDPAFYGRIVWWIEIYIPRIISNPLGYGLGSTSDRDPEIIADLRPPPHNFYIYYAYEIGLIGLFIFLLIIFYMIYHSLKMKKGKPIGEQLIITYFVSVVIVNLAEGVANIPFYENDIVLSSYIIAMYLAYQFKLINRGNEDASILHKTPVLI; via the coding sequence ATGAATTTTATTTTGGCGCTTATATTGTTGATAGTGATTATCTTTGCCTACAGACAGAATACCGTTCGATCTCTTTTTTTATTTATAGTTCTTTTATTGCTGCTTCCATTGGCATCACGGCTTAGTTTTCTCACTTCCTGGCAGATTGGCCAATCTGATTATGTCTTATCATTGTATAGCTGGCTCGGATTAGCTTTTTTCCTGCTCTATTTTAAACGTTTGCTATCACATCTGAAACGTTTTAACAACTTTCTTTACTCGATATTTATCTTATATAGTATCATTTTATTTCTCCAGTTTGTTAATCCCCTCAATTATACAATTCAAGAAAGAGTCTGGGGTTTGAGAGATATTGCAGCGTGGATAGGCTTTGTCAGCGCCTATATCGTGTGGATTGAAAAAAGGCCGATTTATCAGATTGACCAAGATAATATTTTTAAAGGCATATTCATATTAGCAATTATTGCAACTCTTTATTCAATGTATCAGGTGTTCTTTGGATTCACTTCTATGGATGAAACATTTCTCAAATATCATGGATTTGCCATTGATAACGAAGCACAACCATTCAACTGGTCCATTATGCTTGATGGCCGCCCGCGTTTTCTTCAGACGAGTTTTCTTTCAAACAAATATCTTATTCAGGTGTATCTATTATTATACCTTGTCGTTTTCCGGAAGACAATGAAGTATAAAATCTTGGGATATATTTTCGGCGTAATTCTTATTCTCGGTTTAACCATAAATCTTGAACGCTCTCCCATCATGTTGATTATTATTTCTATAGTTTTAACCAATATTTTAACGTATCTAATATCAGAAAATAAAATGAAGAAGGTGCTTGTTTCAGTCGCAAGTATTGTCGTAGTGGTTTCGATCTTTCTTTCATTGGTTAGTGGTCCATGGCTCAATGAATTGGCAGAATCAAATATTATTACAAAAAGATTCGTTAATATAACAAATTATGAAAGTGACCCAGCGTTTTACGGTAGGATTGTTTGGTGGATAGAAATATATATTCCTAGAATTATTTCCAATCCTCTGGGATATGGTTTAGGATCAACGAGTGACCGAGATCCGGAAATTATAGCAGACCTTCGTCCACCTCCGCACAATTTCTATATTTATTATGCCTATGAAATCGGACTCATAGGATTGTTCATTTTTCTTCTTATTATCTTTTATATGATCTATCATTCTCTGAAAATGAAGAAGGGAAAACCCATAGGTGAACAATTAATTATCACATATTTTGTTTCAGTGGTTATCGTAAATCTCGCAGAAGGAGTCGCTAATATTCCATTTTATGAGAACGATATCGTTCTCTCAAGTTATATAATCGCAATGTATTTGGCTTATCAGTTCAAATTAATAAATAGAGGCAATGAAGATGCATCGATTCTTCATAAGACTCCTGTGTTAATATAA